One window of Phycisphaeraceae bacterium genomic DNA carries:
- a CDS encoding glycosyltransferase: protein MDQARTTSHPPLLSIVTPVRNQAQFLPRCLASVRDQPHGIAEHIVMDGASSDGSAEILHRAHGLSHLRSEPDRGQSHAINKGFTLAQGRFGAWLNADDWYLPGVLREVAAFLLENPETDMLVCRARFVSHDGRVVHEPIPPERIDEPALLSLRSAWFAGHSIAQPEVFFRLDLFREVGGLDEENHYSMDHHLWLKLVERGARVRQIRTLVACQGVHPGQKTADRLLATRSIVTGSRAWLDRRAQHWPLQAPHVRAEIEALERKLELAARYTLSIDHAFAREGLGPVPSAPLAPPPRTTPPGWLEAIQTAWNTGTHPSQSTLLVSPETHSSEADQIITRFGGTRITPDTLLNSPAPANVSRLILHRALGDDPDAEALFRKACAALRPRGLLIVSAEVSPSEPHDLYLKRLRTRAANKVTQPDDFIIGPRADATLRPLLESSPNPLIAHPWPRGLDLDSMLSRVDDKITPLTDTHFGGYNQLPLAPFPVVPKLGPKDASGSFRDCWRTISLMVNR from the coding sequence ATGGATCAGGCACGGACCACATCCCATCCCCCGCTCCTCTCGATCGTGACGCCGGTCCGTAATCAGGCACAATTCCTCCCACGCTGCCTGGCATCGGTCCGCGACCAACCCCACGGCATCGCCGAGCACATCGTGATGGACGGCGCAAGCAGCGACGGATCCGCCGAGATTCTGCACCGAGCGCACGGCCTCTCACACCTGCGTTCCGAGCCGGATCGCGGCCAATCCCACGCGATCAACAAGGGCTTCACCCTCGCGCAAGGACGCTTTGGCGCATGGCTGAACGCAGACGACTGGTACCTCCCCGGCGTGCTCCGAGAGGTCGCCGCCTTCCTGCTTGAGAATCCCGAGACCGACATGCTCGTCTGCCGCGCCAGGTTCGTCTCACATGATGGGCGGGTCGTTCACGAGCCGATCCCACCGGAGCGGATCGACGAGCCGGCCCTCCTCTCGCTCCGATCAGCGTGGTTCGCCGGGCACTCCATCGCGCAGCCGGAGGTCTTCTTCCGTCTTGATCTCTTCCGCGAAGTCGGAGGGTTGGACGAAGAGAACCACTACTCGATGGACCACCACCTCTGGCTGAAACTCGTCGAGCGCGGCGCACGCGTCCGCCAGATCCGCACCCTTGTCGCGTGCCAGGGCGTACATCCCGGGCAGAAGACCGCCGATCGGCTGCTCGCGACGCGCTCAATCGTCACGGGTTCTCGCGCTTGGCTCGATCGACGCGCGCAGCACTGGCCGTTGCAAGCCCCGCACGTCCGGGCCGAGATCGAAGCACTCGAACGCAAACTCGAACTTGCCGCACGCTACACCCTATCGATCGACCACGCCTTCGCGCGCGAGGGCCTCGGCCCAGTGCCCTCCGCGCCGCTTGCTCCCCCGCCGCGCACGACGCCTCCCGGTTGGCTCGAAGCGATACAGACAGCATGGAACACCGGTACGCATCCCTCGCAATCCACGCTACTCGTCTCCCCTGAGACGCACTCAAGTGAAGCAGATCAAATCATCACAAGGTTCGGCGGAACCCGTATCACTCCCGACACGCTGCTCAACTCCCCCGCTCCCGCAAACGTCTCGCGTCTGATCCTCCACAGAGCGCTCGGCGATGATCCCGATGCCGAAGCACTGTTCCGCAAAGCGTGCGCCGCGCTCCGCCCCCGCGGCCTGCTCATCGTCTCGGCAGAGGTCTCACCCTCGGAGCCGCACGACCTCTACCTCAAGCGTCTCAGAACGAGAGCCGCCAACAAAGTGACGCAACCCGATGATTTCATCATCGGCCCCCGTGCCGACGCCACGCTCCGGCCCCTGCTCGAGTCGAGCCCGAATCCGTTGATCGCCCACCCCTGGCCCCGAGGGCTCGACCTCGACTCCATGCTCAGCCGCGTTGACGACAAGATCACCCCGCTCACCGACACTCATTTCGGCGGATACAACCAGCTCCCGCTCGCTCCGTTTCCTGTCGTGCCGAAGCTCGGACCGAAGGATGCGAGCGGCTCATTTCGCGACTGCTGGCGCACGATCTCGCTGATGGTCAACCGATAA
- a CDS encoding ABC transporter permease has protein sequence MLAALYRHRVYIARTAWRDVRHRHVGSAAGAAWNILRPVALIAVFTIVFGQVMTGRDGGGFTGIHFTLYLCAALLPWTAFSEAVSRGTHALVGGAAYLRKLAIDEEVYVAQSVLSAGISLVISMVLLLGLALVLGHGPFVTWLLLPLPLALLLLFGMGLGMALGTVFVFVRDVRQIVEIALLIGFWTVPIVYDPRIVPEWFRATFPFNPVYPFLHAVRDLFLAGTLPTLGTWALMLLWTVASIAFGQMVLERLRPEIRDNL, from the coding sequence ATGCTTGCCGCACTTTATCGCCATCGCGTCTATATCGCCCGCACAGCGTGGCGTGATGTGCGTCATCGGCATGTGGGATCCGCGGCGGGCGCGGCGTGGAACATCCTGCGTCCGGTTGCGTTGATCGCGGTTTTCACGATCGTCTTCGGTCAGGTTATGACGGGGCGGGACGGGGGCGGTTTCACGGGCATTCACTTTACGTTGTACCTGTGCGCTGCCCTGCTTCCGTGGACGGCCTTCTCGGAGGCGGTGAGCCGGGGTACGCACGCCCTTGTCGGCGGCGCGGCGTACTTGCGGAAGCTTGCGATCGACGAGGAGGTGTATGTCGCGCAGTCGGTGCTGAGCGCGGGTATCTCGCTGGTGATCAGCATGGTGCTCCTGCTTGGTCTGGCACTGGTGCTGGGCCATGGACCGTTTGTGACGTGGCTGCTCCTCCCGTTGCCGCTGGCGTTGCTGCTGCTGTTCGGTATGGGGCTGGGGATGGCATTGGGGACCGTGTTCGTCTTTGTGAGGGATGTGCGTCAGATCGTTGAGATCGCGCTGCTGATCGGCTTCTGGACCGTTCCGATCGTTTATGATCCACGCATCGTGCCGGAGTGGTTCCGGGCGACGTTCCCCTTTAACCCGGTGTATCCGTTTCTTCACGCGGTGAGGGATCTGTTCCTCGCGGGGACCCTGCCGACTCTGGGCACCTGGGCTTTGATGCTCTTGTGGACGGTTGCGTCGATTGCCTTCGGGCAGATGGTGCTTGAGCGGCTGCGTCCGGAGATCCGTGACAACCTCTGA
- a CDS encoding ABC transporter ATP-binding protein, protein MPTAAAPVSTKNVAELRGVRKVYRKPDGTVMVEALRGIDLDIPRGQYIAIMGASGSGKSTLMNILGCLDRPSEGSYTVDGEDTRTMPDEQLSVFRGRKIGFVFQAFNLIPQLTIEENVATPLFYQGVPKHDRIKRAIESLALVGLDDRVGHRPSELSGGQQQRSAIARALVTNPVILMADEPTGNLDSTTGRAILRLFENLHSQGMTLIMVTHDDSIAKRCERVVRLKDGLIEYDRMVENRIRD, encoded by the coding sequence ATGCCAACCGCAGCCGCACCAGTCAGCACGAAGAACGTCGCAGAGCTCCGAGGCGTGCGCAAGGTCTATCGCAAGCCGGACGGAACCGTGATGGTTGAGGCCCTTCGGGGGATCGATCTTGATATCCCACGCGGCCAGTACATCGCGATCATGGGTGCGTCGGGCTCCGGCAAGTCCACGCTGATGAACATCTTGGGGTGCCTCGACCGGCCGTCGGAGGGGTCGTACACGGTCGATGGTGAGGACACCCGGACGATGCCCGATGAGCAACTCTCCGTCTTCCGGGGGCGGAAGATCGGGTTCGTGTTCCAGGCGTTCAACCTGATCCCGCAGTTGACGATTGAGGAGAACGTCGCGACGCCGCTCTTCTACCAGGGGGTTCCGAAGCACGACCGGATCAAGCGGGCGATCGAGTCACTTGCGCTCGTCGGGCTGGATGATCGAGTGGGGCATCGGCCGAGCGAGCTTTCGGGCGGGCAGCAGCAGCGTTCTGCGATCGCGAGGGCGCTCGTGACCAATCCGGTCATCCTGATGGCTGACGAGCCGACCGGAAACCTCGATTCGACCACCGGCCGGGCGATTCTCAGACTCTTCGAGAATCTTCACTCTCAGGGCATGACGCTCATCATGGTGACGCACGACGATTCGATCGCCAAGCGGTGCGAGCGTGTGGTGCGTCTGAAGGACGGGCTGATCGAGTACGACCGAATGGTCGAGAATCGCATCAGGGACTGA
- a CDS encoding serine/threonine-protein phosphatase, giving the protein MTHRTLIVAHGEGQSSRCDALLARILEQWPPEYTAPTVRMVDHGSLALERSLAQHPTLVVGDPTLRGAKLTQLLDMLDGRCVPALVLQESGADQAETPGIMVWNADASPARIATALCTLALRQHTVQRLAHELAIAQHCQGGMHGEISRMHEEMSLAAKIQRDFMPRGTIEARGFDIAVLHQPTGYVSGDMHCVRQIDDRTIGVLVADAVGHGVPAALLTMIIARSIQSAPAHVMADPGAMLDRLNVDLMTAQSGATRFVTAIYATIDTVSRVVKVSGAGHPPPLLISKSGVERVETDGPLLGVFDDASFGVTELTLAPGRTLLMYTDGFETCFPKAGADAHEIRMPTTTYVEHFARLCDPKSAASLEESMAELRGVLLEQAGSLHQADDVTAMAIAARDADAQAMRRAA; this is encoded by the coding sequence ATGACGCATCGGACGCTGATCGTCGCGCACGGCGAAGGGCAATCATCGCGGTGCGACGCGCTCCTGGCTCGGATCCTGGAGCAGTGGCCTCCCGAGTACACAGCACCAACCGTGAGAATGGTCGATCACGGCTCGCTCGCGCTCGAGCGTTCCCTCGCCCAGCATCCGACCCTCGTCGTGGGAGACCCGACCCTGCGCGGCGCAAAGCTCACGCAGCTCCTCGACATGCTCGACGGCAGATGCGTCCCCGCCCTCGTGCTCCAGGAGAGCGGCGCCGATCAGGCCGAGACCCCCGGCATCATGGTCTGGAACGCCGACGCGTCGCCCGCACGCATCGCCACCGCGCTCTGCACACTCGCCCTCAGACAGCACACCGTCCAACGACTCGCCCATGAACTCGCGATCGCCCAGCACTGCCAGGGAGGCATGCACGGCGAGATCTCACGCATGCACGAGGAGATGTCGCTCGCGGCAAAGATCCAACGCGACTTCATGCCGCGCGGCACCATTGAAGCCCGCGGCTTCGACATCGCCGTTCTCCACCAGCCCACCGGATACGTCTCCGGTGACATGCACTGCGTGCGACAGATAGACGACCGAACGATCGGCGTTCTCGTCGCAGACGCCGTCGGACACGGCGTCCCCGCGGCACTGCTCACCATGATCATCGCTCGTTCCATCCAATCAGCACCCGCTCATGTCATGGCCGATCCCGGCGCAATGCTCGACCGACTGAACGTGGACCTCATGACGGCTCAGTCCGGCGCGACCAGATTCGTGACCGCGATCTACGCGACAATCGACACAGTATCGAGAGTCGTGAAAGTCTCTGGCGCTGGACACCCACCGCCGCTCCTGATCTCAAAGAGCGGCGTCGAACGCGTCGAGACCGACGGCCCGCTTCTCGGCGTCTTCGATGACGCCAGCTTCGGCGTGACAGAACTCACGCTCGCTCCCGGCCGCACGCTGCTCATGTACACAGATGGGTTCGAGACCTGCTTCCCAAAGGCCGGCGCAGACGCCCACGAGATACGCATGCCCACGACAACATACGTCGAGCATTTCGCTCGACTCTGCGACCCAAAGAGCGCGGCATCGCTCGAAGAGTCAATGGCCGAACTCCGGGGTGTGCTCCTCGAACAAGCCGGCTCGCTCCACCAGGCCGACGATGTCACCGCTATGGCGATCGCCGCTAGAGACGCCGACGCTCAGGCGATGCGAAGAGCCGCTTAA